In a genomic window of Parus major isolate Abel chromosome 26, Parus_major1.1, whole genome shotgun sequence:
- the MYOG gene encoding myogenin, which produces MELFETNPYFFPEQRFFDGENFLGSRLQGYEPAAFPERAGAAPGAEGRVAPEEQEALAEHCPGQCLPWACKVCKRKSVSMDRRRAATLREKRRLKKVNEAFEALKRSTLLNPNQRLPKVEILRSAIQYIERLQSLLSSLNQQEREQRDLRFQPAITSWLKRQPRSATSTRCLPSWRALPQGTWP; this is translated from the exons ATGGAGCTCTTCGAGACCAACCCCTACTTCTTCCCCGAGCAGAGGTTTTTCGATGGGGAAAACTTTCTGGGCTCCCGCTTGCAGGGCTACGAGCCCGCGGCGTTCCCCGAGCGcgccggggctgccccgggtGCCGAGGGCAGGGTGGCTCCGGAGGAGCAGGAGGCGCTGGCCGAGCACTGTCCGGGCCAGTGCCTGCCCTGGGCCTGCAAGGTGTGCAAGAGGAAATCCGTGTCCATGGACCGGCGGCGGGCGGCCACGCTGCGGGAGAAGCGGCGGCTGAAGAAGGTGAACGAGGCGTTCGAGGCCCTGAAGCGCAGCACCCTCCTGAACCCGAACCAGCGGCTGCCCAAGGTGGAGATCCTGCGCAGCGCCATCCAGTACATCGAGCGGCTGCAGAGCCTGCTCAGCTCCCTCAACCAGCAGGAGCGAGAGCAGCGGGACCTGCGCTTCCAGCCCGCC ATCACCTCCTGGCTGAAGAGGCAGCCGAGGAGCGCAACCTCCACTCGCTGTCTTCCATCGTGGAGAGCATTGCCGCAGGGGACGTGGCCGTGA